One genomic segment of Arachis duranensis cultivar V14167 chromosome 4, aradu.V14167.gnm2.J7QH, whole genome shotgun sequence includes these proteins:
- the LOC110280446 gene encoding protein FAR1-RELATED SEQUENCE 5-like, producing MDPSSSDSALNPGDVDYEFESNEVPEPLSVVDDELVPKVGMTFRTLEDAGKFYRNYAKAAGFSTRVRCTNRKGNEIKNQLITCSREGKWKSKISPTEKTNPTAGLNCPARIYIHTLKDVGAWIISKVVLDHSHPCCPSKAEMLKQHRELSMSIRRTIENNDEAGIRPSKTYQSFVAAAGGHRES from the exons atggatccTTCAAGCTCAGATTCTGCGCTGAATCCAGGCGatgtggattatgaatttgaatctaacgaagttcctgag cctctctctgttgttgatgacgAGCTTGTTCCGAAGGTCGGAATGACCTTTAGGACCCTTGAAGATGCCggaaaattttacaggaactacgccaaggctgcaggtttctctacaagagttcggtgcacaaataggaagggaaacgagattaagaatcaactgattacatgtagcagagagggaaaatggaaatctaaaatatctccaaCCGAGAAGACCAATCCGACAGCCGGTTTAAactgtcctgcaagaatttatatacacacattgaaggatgtcggtgcttggatcatttcaaaggttgtgctggatcattcacacccctgctgtccaagcaaagcagagatgctcaaacagcacagggaactaagcatgtccattcGTCGTACGATAGAGAATAACGACGAGGCCGGtatcagaccaagcaaaacctaccaatcatttgttgcggctGCTGGGGGTCACCGAGAGAGTTAA
- the LOC127746618 gene encoding protein FAR1-RELATED SEQUENCE 8-like, translated as MKEKNPNFFFELELEEDQSIKLAFWADTRSRAACEYFGDVISFDTTYNTNRYNLVCGSFVGVNHHGQSTLLGCSLMKNEEIESFKWLFQCWLRCMGGNAPKGFLTDQCASMKRALEAYIKESFDRNWNDFLVNFGLADNKWLSDLYEDRHIWFVKQYDNCLGSREQAERESDAADFHTVIPCATKSSIETQFQDAYTQAKFREVQAQFRGKANCITRLKNSALGYSVYEVREQVSSSIFNKFAVTYDSVAAERMALTVL; from the exons atgaaagagaagaatccgAATTTCTTTTTCGAGCTCGAACTCGAGGAGGATCAATCGATTAAGCTGGCCTTTTGGGCCGACACAAGAAGCAGAGCGGCCTGTGAGTATTTCGGAGACGTCATTTCATtcgacaccacctacaatacaaacag gtataatttggtctgtggttcttttgtcggggtgaatcaccacggccagtcaacacttctcggatgctctttgatgaagaacgaagaaattgaatcattcaaatggttatttcaatgctggcttcgttgcatgggaggaaacgctccgaaagggtttctcaccgatcagtgcgcatcaatgaaaagggctttagaggcctatat CAAAGAATCATTCGATAGGAATTGGAACGATTTTCTGGTGAATTTTGGTCTTGCCGACAACAAGTGGCTCTCAg atctgtaCGAAGACCGTCACATATGG TTCGTCAAACAGTACGATAATTGCCTCGGAAGCAGggagcaagcagagagagaatcagatgctgcagattttcatacggTCATACCGTGTGCAACCAAATCCTCCATCGAAACTCAGTTTCAAGATGCGTACACCCAAGCAAAGTTTAGGGAAGTCCAAGCCCAATTCAGAGGAAAGGCGAATTGCATCACCAGATTAAAGAATTCCGCTCTAGGCTATTCAGTATACGAAGTCAGAGAACAagtttccagctcaatattcaacaagttcGCGGTTACCTACGACTCAGTTGCAGCCGAG aggatgGCTTTGACAGTCTTATAG